GACGTTCTTCAGATTCTTGAACTGGTGCGTCGGACTATCTTTGACGCTGCCGATGGTTAGCTTGTCCAGGCGCATGGTCAAGCCGCCAACAGCTTCAGCCGGTCATGTAGCTTGCGGCCTTGGGTATCCGTGACGGGTTCTACGGCTAAACGGCCAGCCTTATCCAATGCCCGCAATTCGGCATAGAGCGCTTCGAGCTGCTCGGTCTGTGCGCCATCAGCCACACCACAGCGGCGGAATGCCTCTTGGGCGGGCAGCCAATCGCCCGCCTCGGCGAGCACGTCCATCAGTTTGCTCACCATAGCGGCGATCTCCTTTTGTTGTTTGGCCTTGCGTACCTTCGGCTGCTTGTCACGTTCATCCCGGTCAGCGCGAATACGTTCCAGCAACACGCTGGCCGGTTCGTCGTTGGTATCTTGCGGCACTAACTGACCAGAAAAAGCGGCTCTGAGAATGTTTTTGCGTTGTGCGGCGGATTGCTTGAGGGATGTTTCAACGTTTTTTAGCTGCTCCACAATTTCGCTCGTTTGGGCATGAAGTGACGAAACTATTACCTTCTGCTCGTCGAACGGTGGAAGCGGTATTGCAAGAGCAGCTAGCTTTGACCCATTGACATTTGCTTGCCCAACTTGCTGAACCACTACCGATTTAATCCAGTGTTTGCCGTACGCCGAATTGATGAACGTTGATGCAAGCTCCGGGATATAGCTCTCACAGAACCGCACGCTAATCAAATAGGAGGCGAATGAGCATGGCGACAATTGCGAGCGATACACCGCCGTCTTGCCGACCAACTCAGGGCTGTTTGTCCGATTGAATAGCAGATCGCCATCTTGCAGATACAGGCCAGGAAATTCATCGTGATCGGCAGGTAGATACTTCAAGTTTGAAAAATCTAGATCGCCATCTTGAATATTGCCCATTCGCAAAATCGGAACACCAGTAGAGTCCTCATTGGTCTTTGACGATGACCCGTATTTCTGCTCGGCAGTAAGTTGGTCAACGCTCGCCCAGACCCACCCATCCGGCAGATTTGGCAAATCGCTGGTATCGGGCTGCACCGGCTCGGGATATTTCTCCTGCCAGTCTCTAGGCTGGGGTTTGCCTTGCTCTGCGAACTTGGCGCGTTGCTTGGCTTCCCAGCGGGCGCGGCGTTCGGTGAGGATGCGTTGCAGCAACTGCGAGCCGGTTTCCAGCGCCGTATCGCCAGCACCGACTTTTCGGGACGCACGCCACTCGGCAGTCAGCGCACCTTCCACGGCGGCTTTCAACAGCGATTGCCGGTATTGCCCCAGCTTTTTCTGCGCGGCCTTGAGTTCGGCCACCCCGGCATCGAGGTCGGAGAGCAATTCTTCGAGTTTTTCGACTATCCGTGTCTGCTCGGGACGAGGAGGCAACGGTAGTTCAATTTCGCCAATGGTCTTTGAGGAAAGATGTTTTACTGTGATCGCAGATGTATTGGCGTTGATCGCCGCAAGATAACCGGGCAATAAGTGGCCCAGGAATGCTTTGGAGTAAAAGTTTTCATCCGGCGTGATTTTGCAAACACGCTGGTTCAATAAAGCTGGAACGGCTCCCCAATAGGCTGAATTGAAGTCGCCGTCCATGCCAACAACAAGTTCCCCTTGCCTGACAACATAGGCGTTGTCGTAAGTGCCTCGGAAGTAGGTTGATGTCGTCCCGGTAAGCACATCTCGAATTCGGATTAGAGGATGCCCTTCCGTGATGCTGAACATAGCTGAATCAAAGGGGGCGCCGTTCAAGATCGTAGCAACCTCGATAAGCTGAACTCTTTCCCATGACGAATGCTTTGTGAGAAGCCCTGTTTTATCGTTGTCGATAACTTCTCTTACGGTCGTAGTGAACGCCATTACGCAACCAACTCCTCATTCATTTCGTTCATCAGTCCGTCGAGCTGATTACCAAACAGCGCCCAGACTTTCTGCAAGCCGCCTTTGCCCGCCAGTTCCGCATAATCAAAATCGTCGCGGCTGAT
This is a stretch of genomic DNA from Parachlamydiales bacterium. It encodes these proteins:
- a CDS encoding restriction endonuclease subunit S, whose product is MAFTTTVREVIDNDKTGLLTKHSSWERVQLIEVATILNGAPFDSAMFSITEGHPLIRIRDVLTGTTSTYFRGTYDNAYVVRQGELVVGMDGDFNSAYWGAVPALLNQRVCKITPDENFYSKAFLGHLLPGYLAAINANTSAITVKHLSSKTIGEIELPLPPRPEQTRIVEKLEELLSDLDAGVAELKAAQKKLGQYRQSLLKAAVEGALTAEWRASRKVGAGDTALETGSQLLQRILTERRARWEAKQRAKFAEQGKPQPRDWQEKYPEPVQPDTSDLPNLPDGWVWASVDQLTAEQKYGSSSKTNEDSTGVPILRMGNIQDGDLDFSNLKYLPADHDEFPGLYLQDGDLLFNRTNSPELVGKTAVYRSQLSPCSFASYLISVRFCESYIPELASTFINSAYGKHWIKSVVVQQVGQANVNGSKLAALAIPLPPFDEQKVIVSSLHAQTSEIVEQLKNVETSLKQSAAQRKNILRAAFSGQLVPQDTNDEPASVLLERIRADRDERDKQPKVRKAKQQKEIAAMVSKLMDVLAEAGDWLPAQEAFRRCGVADGAQTEQLEALYAELRALDKAGRLAVEPVTDTQGRKLHDRLKLLAA